From the genome of Thermus oshimai DSM 12092:
GGGGGGAAGCGGGTGTCCGCGGCGGGTGGGGCCAAGAACTTCCTGGTGGTGATGCCGGATGCGGACCTGGAGCTGGCGGTGCCGGCCATCCTGAACTCCGCCTTCGGCAACGCGGGGGAGCGGTGCCTGGCGGGGAGCGTGGCCGTGGGGGTGGGGGAGGCGGGGCCTAGGCTTTTGGAGCGGGTGGTGGAGGCCGCTTCCGGGCTCAAGGTAGGCCCGGGATGGGAGGAGGGGGTGCAGGTGGGCCCCCTCATCCGGGCGGAGCACCGGGCGCGGGTGGTGGGGTACATCGAGCGGGGCCTGGCGGAGGGGGCGGAGCTGGTCCTGGACGGGCGGAAGGAGATGGGGCGGCCGGGGTTTTTCCTGGGGCCCACGGTCATGGCGGGGGTATCGTCGGGGATGGCGGTGGGGCGGGAGGAGATCTTTGGGCCGGTGCTGGGGGTGGCCTACGCGGGGGACGTGGAGGAGGCCATCCGCATGGCCAACGCGGTGCCCTACGGGAACATGGCCTGCATCTTCACCGCCTCGGGCCGGGCGGCCCGGGCCTTCCGGGAGGGGGTGGAGGCGGGGATGGTGGGGGTGAACGTGGGGGTGGCCCAGCCCTTCGCCTTCTACCCCTTCTCGGGGTGGCGGGCGAGCTTCTTTGGGGACCTGCACCCCCACGGGCCGGACGCCTTCCTCTTCTACACCCGCAGGAAGGTGGCGGTGGAGCGGTGGTGAGGGTCCCCTTGCGGAAGCGTTCACGTGTCCCTTAGAGAAAAGGGGGGGTGTGGGGGAGCTATAATCCCCCGGTTTTCAAACCGGGGATACATGGACTCCCCCACGCGCTCCGCAGGAGCACATAGCATAGCGGTCGGCGGATGTACTATCATATGCACGTGCCTAAAGAGCGTACTGCACGCTCCATGACGAGGAAGGCGTTCAAGTACCGCCTGTATCCCACCCAGCCCCAGCGCAAAGACCTGGAGCGCACCCTTGCGCTGTGCCGCCGCCTCTACAACGCGGCCTTGCAGGAGCGTAGAGACGCCTACCGCAAGGCAGGCAAGACGGTAAACTTCTACGAACAAAAGAGGGGGTTGCCGGAGATACGGGCCGACTTGCCGGAGTACAGGCGCATTCATTCCCAGGTCTTGCAGAACGTCATCGAACGGGTGGACAAAGCCTTCCAAGGCTTCTTCCGGCGGGTCAAACAGAGAGGGAAAGCGGGCTACCCCCGCTTCAAGGGGGAGGCGCGCTACGACTCGTTCACCTTCCCCCAGGCCGGGACTACCGGGGTAAAACTCCAGGAGGGGGGCAAGCGGGTCCTCATCCACGGCGTTGGCTCCGTCAAGCTCAAGATGCACCGCCCCCTGGAGGGGGAGATCAAGACGGCAACGGTAAAACGAGAAGGAGATCAATGGTATATCATCTTTGTCTGCGAAGTTGAACCCCGACCACTTCCGGAAAGCGACAAAGCGGTGGGGATTGATTTGGGCACCAACCCCAACTTCCTCGTTACCTCAGACGGGGAGATGATTGAAGCTCCTAGATACCTTCAGAAGGCTCAGGCAAAACTTGCCAGCGCTCAACGCAGTTTGTCCAGGAAAAAGCCCGGTAGCAATCGCCGTCGTAAAGCTCAACGACGAGTGGCTAAATTGCACCGAAAAATCGCCAATCAGCGTAAGGACTTCCACCACAAAATAGCGAGGAGGCTTGTCAACCGGTACGGCACCATCGTCCACGAAGACCTGAACGTCATCGGCCTGGCCCGCAGTCGCACGGCCAAGGGGGTGCTGGATGCGGGCTGGGGGCAGTTTCTTAAAATCCTCGCCTACAAAGCGGAGGAGGCTGGTAGGCGGGTCGTCGGGGTAGACCCCAAGCACACCAGCCAGGACTGTCCGGTGTGCGGCCACAGGGAAAAACGCCCTCTCTGGGTGCGGGAGTACACCTGCCCCCGGTGCGGCGCCCCCCAGCACCGGGACGTGGCTGCTGCACTAAATATCCTGGCTAAGGCTCGGACGGAGCCTGCGGGGATGGGTACGGATAAATCCGTACCCCTAGAACCGCGAAGCCCCGTTCTAAAGAACGAGGAGTCGTCACAACGGGGAGTCGTCACACTGCCCCTCATCGGAGGTGAGGGATGAGGCGCTGGCTCCTCTTGGGTGCTCTTTTGGGTGGGGCGCTGGCCCAGAAGCCCCAGGTGGTCATCGGCACAGGGGGCGTGGGCGGGGTCTACTTCTACTACGGCACCGCCATCGCCGAGATTCTGAACAAGGGCGGGGCCGTGCAGGCCCAGGCCATGCAGTCGGGGGGCTCCATGGAGAACCTTCTCCTCCTCCGGGACCGCACGGACCCCGCGCGGGGCCTCTACTACTGCGGCACCGCCTTGCCCGACGCGGTCCTCCTGGCCTTCCAGGGGGAGGAGCGCTTCCAGGGCAAGCCCGCGCCGGTGCGCATCCTCTTCACCATGTACCCCAACTACTTCCACGTGGTGACCACGGAGGACAGCGGGATCCGCGTCCTCCAGGACCTGAAGGGCAAGCGGGTCTCCACGGAGGTCCCCGGCGGGATCATCGAGTACGAGGCCCGCATCCTCATGGCCGCGGCCATCCCCGGCTTTGACCCCCGGGTCCACTTCGGGAAATGGGAGCGGGTCCGGGTGGCGGAGAGCGCCCAGATGCTCTCCGAGGGCAACCTGGACGCCTTCTTCTGGTCCGGGGGGCTCCCCACGGGGAGCCTGGTGGAGCTCTCGGGGAGCCTGGCCCGGAAGGGGAAGCGCCTCTTCCTGGTGCCCCTTCCTCCCCAGAGCACGCCGGTGCAGATGCTGAAGGCGCGCTTCCCGGGGGTGGTGGACACGGGGACGATTCCCAAGAGCGTGTACAACACCCGCTACGACACCCCCACCCTGACCTTCTGGAACGTCTTCGTATGCCCAGAGAGCCTTCCCGAGGAGGTGGCCTACGCCATGGTGAAGGCGGTCTTTGAGAACCTTTCCCTCCTGCACACCGCCGTGGCCCCGGCCCGGGACACCACCTTGGAGAACGCGGTCCGTTCCCGGGGCGGGAAGGTGCCCTACCACGAGGGGGCCGTGCGCTACTTCCGCGAGCGGGGGGTGTGGCGGTAGGCTTGCCAGACCCTTTTCTTGGGGAGCCCTTCCTAAGCAAGTTTCTTATCCGCTTCCCGCTGCAGGAGGAGGCCCACCCCCATGAGCCCGCTTAAGGAGAGGACCACCAGGGCGAAGGCCAGGCGGTGGCCTAGGGGGTTTAGGGCCTCGAGGCCCACCCCCGCCAGGAAGCCCCCTAGGCCCTGCCCCAGCACCCGGGCCACGGAGAGGGCCCCCGAGGCCAGGGCCTCCTCCCCCTTGGGGGCCAGGCCCAGCACCTGGGCGTTGTTGGCCGCCTGGAAGAGGGCCCGCCCTACCCCCAGGAGGACCAGGCCCAAGACCGCCCCCGGAAGGGGGCTTAGAAGGGCCAGGAAGGCGAGGAGGGCCCCGCCCAGCACCAGGAGGACCCCTCCCAGGCGCACCACCCGGGCGTAGCCCGCCCGGTCCGCCGTCCGCCCGGCCCAGGCCCCGAGGAGGAGGAGCTGAAAAGGGGAGAGGAGGAGAAACCCCCCCACCGCCTCCGGCCCCAGGCCCTCCCCCGAGAGGAAGAAGGCCAGGGCCAGGGTGGTGCCCAGGGTGTGGGCGAAGTAAAGGGCGGTGGCCAGGAGGGCCCGAAGAAAAGCCCTAGCCCGGAAAAGCCGCCCCAGGTCCCCCCCTTGGGGGGGAAGCTCGGGCAGGCCCCCACTTTGGGCCAAGGCCAAAAGGCCGAAGGGCAGGGGAAGGAGGAAAACCCACCGCCACCCCAAGGCCCCCGTGAGGAGCCCCCCCAGGGCGGGGCCGAGAAGGGTGCCCGCGGCCACGGTGCTGGCCACCCAGCCCAGGGCGTACCCCCGCCGTCCGGGGTAGAGGCTCGCCGCCAGGCCCGGGACGAGCCCCACCACCCCCGCGGTGGCCAGGCCCTGGAGGAAGCGGAGGGCGTAGAGGGCCGTGGGGGAGGGGAAGAGGAAGAGGAGGAAGCCCAGGAGGGCCTGGAGGAGGAGGCCCGTCCGGTACACCCGCCCCGCCCCCACCCGCCCCGAAAGAAAGGTAAGGGGCAGGTAGGCCAAGGCCGCCCCCAGAAGCCCCGCGGTCACCACCCCCTGGGCCTCCCCGGCAGAGATCCCCAGGTCCCGCGCCAGGAAGGGCAGGGCGGGGGCCAGGGCGCTTTCGTTGACCGTGGATACCAGAACCCCCAGGAGGAGGGCGAGAAGGCGCGGGCTCACGGGAAAAGCCTACCCCTCGCCCGGCCCTTCTGCCTCCTCCAAGGGGTCCGGCAAGGGGTAGACCGCCACCCTGAGCCGCCCCTCCGGGGTGCCCAGCACCTCCTTG
Proteins encoded in this window:
- a CDS encoding CoA-acylating methylmalonate-semialdehyde dehydrogenase, producing MLKNLIGGQWEAVSGPALPVYNPATGEVLEEVPLSGPEAVDRAVRAAERAFPVWSRTPLLERVRLMFRFKALLEEHFEELARLVTLHHGKTLEEARGEVRRGIEVVDFALSAPTLLQGRTLREVTGGVDQNLFHYPLGVVAGIPPFNFPVMIPLWMIPIAVVAGNTFVLKPSERTPLGAVRLAELFLEAGFPEGVLNLVHGGKETAEALVAHPGVRAVQFVGSEPVARRIYALAAQGGKRVSAAGGAKNFLVVMPDADLELAVPAILNSAFGNAGERCLAGSVAVGVGEAGPRLLERVVEAASGLKVGPGWEEGVQVGPLIRAEHRARVVGYIERGLAEGAELVLDGRKEMGRPGFFLGPTVMAGVSSGMAVGREEIFGPVLGVAYAGDVEEAIRMANAVPYGNMACIFTASGRAARAFREGVEAGMVGVNVGVAQPFAFYPFSGWRASFFGDLHPHGPDAFLFYTRRKVAVERW
- a CDS encoding RNA-guided endonuclease InsQ/TnpB family protein, encoding MTRKAFKYRLYPTQPQRKDLERTLALCRRLYNAALQERRDAYRKAGKTVNFYEQKRGLPEIRADLPEYRRIHSQVLQNVIERVDKAFQGFFRRVKQRGKAGYPRFKGEARYDSFTFPQAGTTGVKLQEGGKRVLIHGVGSVKLKMHRPLEGEIKTATVKREGDQWYIIFVCEVEPRPLPESDKAVGIDLGTNPNFLVTSDGEMIEAPRYLQKAQAKLASAQRSLSRKKPGSNRRRKAQRRVAKLHRKIANQRKDFHHKIARRLVNRYGTIVHEDLNVIGLARSRTAKGVLDAGWGQFLKILAYKAEEAGRRVVGVDPKHTSQDCPVCGHREKRPLWVREYTCPRCGAPQHRDVAAALNILAKARTEPAGMGTDKSVPLEPRSPVLKNEESSQRGVVTLPLIGGEG
- a CDS encoding TAXI family TRAP transporter solute-binding subunit → MRRWLLLGALLGGALAQKPQVVIGTGGVGGVYFYYGTAIAEILNKGGAVQAQAMQSGGSMENLLLLRDRTDPARGLYYCGTALPDAVLLAFQGEERFQGKPAPVRILFTMYPNYFHVVTTEDSGIRVLQDLKGKRVSTEVPGGIIEYEARILMAAAIPGFDPRVHFGKWERVRVAESAQMLSEGNLDAFFWSGGLPTGSLVELSGSLARKGKRLFLVPLPPQSTPVQMLKARFPGVVDTGTIPKSVYNTRYDTPTLTFWNVFVCPESLPEEVAYAMVKAVFENLSLLHTAVAPARDTTLENAVRSRGGKVPYHEGAVRYFRERGVWR
- a CDS encoding MFS transporter — protein: MSPRLLALLLGVLVSTVNESALAPALPFLARDLGISAGEAQGVVTAGLLGAALAYLPLTFLSGRVGAGRVYRTGLLLQALLGFLLFLFPSPTALYALRFLQGLATAGVVGLVPGLAASLYPGRRGYALGWVASTVAAGTLLGPALGGLLTGALGWRWVFLLPLPFGLLALAQSGGLPELPPQGGDLGRLFRARAFLRALLATALYFAHTLGTTLALAFFLSGEGLGPEAVGGFLLLSPFQLLLLGAWAGRTADRAGYARVVRLGGVLLVLGGALLAFLALLSPLPGAVLGLVLLGVGRALFQAANNAQVLGLAPKGEEALASGALSVARVLGQGLGGFLAGVGLEALNPLGHRLAFALVVLSLSGLMGVGLLLQREADKKLA